A genomic region of Maledivibacter sp. contains the following coding sequences:
- a CDS encoding DUF2892 domain-containing protein codes for MKKNVGDLDAFLRITAGLSMLGMGIKRNSNSFILLGSMKVAEGITRFCPLFHLMGISTKEDDEIEVMF; via the coding sequence ATGAAGAAAAATGTAGGCGATTTAGATGCTTTTCTACGGATAACGGCAGGTCTATCAATGCTTGGGATGGGCATAAAAAGAAATTCAAATTCTTTTATTCTATTAGGTTCTATGAAGGTTGCTGAAGGTATAACTAGATTTTGTCCTTTATTTCATCTAATGGGGATTTCTACAAAGGAAGATGATGAAATTGAAGTAATGTTTTAA
- a CDS encoding ABC transporter permease: MIRVVKKTNINKTQAIVIRFAAIFLALLTSTLFILFLGHNPIKVYISMLDGSFGSLYRFKETIIKTIPLVVTSLGILVAFKMKFWNIGGEGQIYMGAFLSSLVALRLPSLPKPILLIIMIAAGIIGGGIWALIPAIFKSKYGTNETLFTLMMNYIAIKWITYLQFGPWKDPNALGFPKIPNFSDNAILPKLFGIHIGWVFAVILVFLTYAFIHHTKKGYEISVIGESENTGRYAGMNVRKVVIIAMLISGGLCGLTGMIQASAVNNTLSVELSGGIGYTGIIVTWLSSLSAPLILLVSFLFAILVQGGAYIQTAFQIPQSAAQILQGMILMFVLGSEFFVSYKLILDKESSYHSSKIRKGV, translated from the coding sequence TTGATTAGAGTAGTTAAAAAAACGAATATTAATAAAACCCAGGCTATAGTAATTAGATTTGCAGCAATTTTTTTAGCACTGCTTACATCAACGCTTTTTATATTGTTTCTAGGGCATAACCCAATCAAGGTTTATATTTCCATGTTGGATGGGTCCTTTGGATCATTATACAGATTTAAAGAGACCATTATTAAAACCATACCCCTAGTAGTAACTTCTCTAGGTATTTTGGTTGCTTTTAAAATGAAATTTTGGAATATAGGGGGAGAAGGACAAATATATATGGGAGCATTTTTATCTAGCCTAGTGGCACTGAGGCTCCCAAGCTTGCCAAAGCCAATTCTGCTGATAATTATGATAGCTGCGGGGATAATAGGGGGAGGAATATGGGCTTTGATACCAGCTATATTTAAATCAAAATATGGTACAAATGAAACCCTATTTACCCTAATGATGAATTATATTGCTATAAAGTGGATAACCTATCTCCAATTTGGGCCTTGGAAGGACCCAAATGCCTTGGGATTTCCTAAAATACCTAATTTTTCTGATAATGCCATACTTCCAAAGTTGTTTGGTATTCATATTGGATGGGTATTTGCAGTGATTTTAGTATTTTTGACCTATGCATTTATTCACCATACAAAAAAAGGATATGAAATTAGTGTTATAGGTGAAAGTGAAAATACAGGGCGATATGCTGGGATGAATGTTAGAAAAGTAGTCATAATAGCCATGCTCATTAGTGGAGGCTTGTGTGGACTTACGGGAATGATACAGGCATCTGCTGTAAACAATACATTGTCAGTTGAACTATCTGGAGGGATAGGATATACTGGGATAATTGTTACATGGCTTTCTAGTCTTAGTGCGCCTTTAATATTATTGGTATCATTTTTATTTGCAATCCTAGTGCAGGGGGGAGCATATATACAAACAGCATTTCAAATTCCACAATCGGCGGCTCAGATACTGCAGGGAATGATTCTCATGTTTGTATTAGGGAGTGAATTCTTTGTAAGTTATAAATTAATATTAGATAAAGAAAGCTCATATCACAGCAGTAAAATAAGGAAAGGGGTGTAG
- a CDS encoding ATP-binding protein — protein MNIKIYIFLLFLATLVSSIITYISYKRKRNKGPKSLPALMMAITHWTLCQLIQIFSTSHNTIFFWHELKHVGIVIVPVAFLSLVGEYTNRKKLHDKRTILLLMIIPVLTLIIMITNGFHGLFRESIQFIKIDNVEIINSKLGVWFWFNAIYSYLLIWAGLILLLVKFINLPKLYRKQARVIIAGTSIPLIWNILYLLFYKDVIYVDITPLAFSLTGIIIFWGLFRYKLLDLVPIARELVFESIEDMVIVLDNNKRIVDMNFSAKKILGHNEFKIIGSSASEILSKLMGLTDRNIEIVDKNIILTYKDEKRYFELRDTQIYDKRNKAIGSLILLHDITEHKRIMEQLRASREKAEAANRAKSNFLANMSHEIRTPMNGVLGMIDLMKSSQIDEEQKANLEIMKNSAHALLTILNDILDYSKVEAGKMELENTDFNVKKMVKDIVKIFSYQASEKNINLSWDIDKEIPDMLVGDPLRLRQIISNLISNSVKFTPNKGCIEATVKGIKKNSEEIVLQFVIKDTGIGIPKEKIKNLFNSFEQIDSSRTRKYGGTGLGLAIVKRLVELMKGSIKVESELNKGSKFSINIPFHTSDQYIKTKEKVKVPIINGMKDINILLAEDNKVNQLIMKKMFVKRGWEVTIAEDGQMVLQELENKNFDIIFMDIQMPILDGYETTIEIRKKGISTPIIALTANAMEEDRQKCLNSGMDDFISKPVIYSNIAEIMNKYV, from the coding sequence GTGAATATAAAAATATACATATTCCTACTTTTTCTTGCAACACTGGTATCCAGCATAATAACATATATATCATATAAGAGAAAACGAAATAAAGGCCCCAAATCACTTCCAGCTTTGATGATGGCTATCACCCATTGGACTTTATGTCAATTGATTCAAATATTTAGTACTAGCCATAATACTATATTTTTTTGGCATGAGCTAAAGCATGTAGGTATTGTAATAGTACCAGTTGCTTTTTTATCACTTGTGGGAGAATATACTAATAGAAAAAAATTACATGACAAGAGAACTATTCTTTTACTTATGATTATACCAGTATTGACTTTAATAATTATGATAACCAATGGTTTTCATGGATTATTTAGAGAAAGTATACAATTTATAAAAATCGATAATGTTGAAATCATTAATTCCAAGCTAGGGGTATGGTTTTGGTTTAATGCAATCTATTCCTATCTACTTATATGGGCGGGATTAATTCTTTTATTAGTAAAGTTTATCAATTTACCTAAACTATATCGTAAACAAGCCAGAGTTATTATAGCTGGTACATCGATTCCACTTATATGGAATATTTTGTATCTTTTATTCTACAAAGACGTCATATATGTGGATATAACTCCATTGGCTTTTTCTTTAACGGGTATAATTATTTTTTGGGGACTATTTAGATATAAATTATTAGACTTAGTACCTATTGCTAGAGAACTTGTCTTTGAAAGTATTGAAGATATGGTTATTGTTTTAGATAATAATAAGCGTATTGTTGATATGAATTTTTCGGCAAAAAAAATATTAGGACATAATGAATTCAAAATTATTGGGAGTTCAGCATCTGAAATTTTGTCGAAATTAATGGGATTAACCGATAGAAATATTGAAATAGTAGATAAAAATATTATTTTAACTTATAAAGATGAAAAGAGATATTTTGAGTTAAGGGATACTCAGATTTATGATAAGAGAAATAAAGCCATAGGTAGTCTAATATTACTTCATGATATTACAGAGCATAAAAGGATTATGGAACAGCTGAGAGCCTCTAGGGAGAAAGCGGAAGCGGCAAATAGAGCAAAGAGTAATTTCCTAGCAAATATGAGTCATGAAATAAGAACACCTATGAATGGTGTTTTAGGAATGATTGATTTGATGAAAAGCAGCCAAATAGATGAAGAGCAAAAAGCAAATTTGGAAATTATGAAGAATTCAGCACATGCACTTTTAACTATTCTAAATGATATACTAGACTATTCTAAAGTCGAAGCGGGGAAAATGGAACTGGAGAATACTGATTTCAATGTAAAGAAGATGGTTAAAGATATCGTAAAAATCTTTTCATATCAAGCTAGTGAAAAAAACATCAATTTATCATGGGATATAGATAAAGAAATACCAGATATGTTAGTGGGAGACCCCTTGAGGTTAAGACAGATAATTAGTAATTTAATCAGTAACTCAGTTAAGTTTACTCCTAATAAAGGATGTATAGAGGCTACTGTAAAAGGTATAAAGAAGAATAGTGAAGAGATAGTATTGCAATTTGTGATCAAGGATACGGGTATAGGAATACCAAAAGAAAAAATCAAGAATCTTTTTAATAGCTTTGAACAGATTGATAGTTCAAGAACTAGGAAATACGGTGGAACTGGTTTGGGCTTGGCTATAGTCAAAAGATTAGTAGAGCTAATGAAGGGAAGTATAAAGGTAGAAAGCGAACTAAATAAGGGCAGTAAATTTTCCATAAATATACCATTTCATACCTCGGATCAATATATAAAAACTAAAGAAAAAGTAAAGGTACCTATTATTAATGGGATGAAGGATATAAATATACTACTAGCAGAGGATAATAAGGTCAATCAATTGATAATGAAAAAAATGTTTGTGAAAAGGGGCTGGGAGGTTACTATAGCGGAGGATGGACAAATGGTATTACAAGAATTAGAAAATAAAAACTTTGATATAATATTTATGGACATACAGATGCCTATTTTAGATGGATATGAAACTACAATAGAAATAAGAAAAAAGGGAATAAGTACACCTATAATTGCTTTAACAGCTAATGCCATGGAAGAAGATCGCCAAAAATGTTTAAATAGTGGTATGGATGATTTCATATCTAAACCAGTTATATATTCTAATATTGCTGAAATAATGAATAAATATGTATGA
- a CDS encoding ABC transporter permease, with the protein MDVVSFLNAAIQSGTPLLFATLGEIMTEKSGNLNLGVEGMMLVGAVVGFQFGLITSSPILSLLGAAAAGALTALVFAFLTITLKANQVVTGLSLTILGTGVSSFAGKVLVGEIVPNNIKEFFKPIKLPGIGNIPYLGEAVFNHNLFVYLGYLIAIILGIYLYHTRKGLNLRMVGENPSAADASGINVDLYKYIHILMGGALCGLGGAYLSLVYVPAWQENVTAGRGWIAVALVIFCTWSPYKALIASYFFGGLDIIGFRLQKYDIKISQYIIDMLPYVVTILVLIIVSTKKSKEHMGPKGLGNPYFREER; encoded by the coding sequence ATGGATGTAGTTTCGTTTTTAAATGCGGCGATACAATCGGGTACGCCCCTATTATTTGCGACTTTAGGAGAGATAATGACTGAAAAATCAGGTAATCTGAATCTTGGAGTAGAAGGTATGATGCTAGTAGGAGCAGTTGTTGGATTCCAATTTGGACTTATAACCTCAAGTCCTATTTTATCTTTGCTGGGAGCAGCAGCAGCAGGGGCTCTTACCGCCCTTGTGTTTGCCTTTTTAACCATTACTTTAAAAGCAAATCAAGTTGTTACAGGGTTATCTTTAACTATACTGGGTACTGGGGTCTCCAGCTTTGCTGGAAAAGTTTTAGTTGGAGAGATTGTTCCCAATAATATAAAGGAGTTTTTTAAACCCATAAAACTACCGGGAATAGGGAACATACCCTATTTAGGAGAGGCAGTATTTAATCATAATCTATTTGTTTATTTAGGATATCTTATTGCAATTATTTTAGGAATATATCTATACCATACTAGAAAAGGACTGAACCTTAGGATGGTGGGTGAAAATCCGTCTGCTGCCGATGCAAGTGGAATAAACGTTGATCTTTATAAATATATTCATATACTAATGGGTGGAGCATTATGTGGATTAGGAGGTGCTTATCTATCATTAGTTTATGTACCAGCCTGGCAGGAAAATGTTACGGCTGGAAGGGGTTGGATTGCAGTGGCATTAGTTATTTTTTGTACTTGGAGTCCATATAAAGCCCTTATCGCCTCATACTTCTTTGGGGGTCTTGATATAATAGGCTTTAGACTCCAAAAATACGATATAAAGATATCTCAATATATAATTGATATGCTTCCCTATGTTGTAACAATATTAGTATTAATAATTGTTTCTACAAAGAAGAGTAAAGAGCATATGGGGCCAAAGGGACTGGGGAATCCTTACTTTAGAGAGGAAAGATAA